Part of the Sphingopyxis sp. 113P3 genome, CCACCCCCGACCCCTCCAGCAAGAAGGAGGGGGGAGAAATGGAAATGAAACTCAAGGACGTCTACCCGCTCTACCTCAACAACAAGGCGGTGCAGCCCAACACCGACCTTGCCGTCACTGACAAGTACACAGGCGAGGTCGCCTTCCGCACCGCGCTTGCAACCCCGGAGGTAATCGACGAGGCGATTGCGGGCGCGGTGCGTGCCGCCGAACCGATGGCACGGCTCGCAAGCTTCGAGAAGCAGGATGTCCTCAACCATTGCGTCGCACGGTTCCGGGAACGCTTCGACGAGCTTGCCTATGCGCTGTGCGTCGAGGCGGGAAAGCCCATCGCTGACGCGGAGGGCGAGGTCACGCGGCTGATCGACACCTTCCGCATTGCCGCCGAGGAGGCGGTGCGCAACTATGGCGAGGTTCAACCGCTCGACATCTCGGCGCGCGCCAAGGGCTATATGGGGATGTGGAAGCGCGTCCCGATTGGCCCGTGCAGCTTCATCTCGCCCTTCAACTTCCCGCTCAACCTTGCAGCGCACAAGGTCGCCCCGGCAATTGCGATGGGCTGCCCCTTTGTGATGAAGCCGGCGTCAATGACGCCGCTGGGCGCGATCATCATGGGCGAGGTGCTCGCCGAATGCGACATATTGCCCGAGGGCGCGTTCAGCATCCTGCCCGCCACCCGCGACGGCGCAGACCTCTTCACGACCGACGAGCGGCTGAAACTGCTGAGCTTCACCGGCTCGCCCGGCGTCGGCTGGGATCTGAAAGCGAAGGCCGGGAAGAAGAAGGTCATTCTTGAACTCGGCGGCAATGCAGCGGTGATCGTCGACAAGGACGCCGACCTCGATCATGCACTCGCCCGAATCATCTTCGGCGCCTTCTACCAGTCGGGACAGTCGTGCATCGGGGTGCAGCGGATCATCATCCATGCCGATATTTACGATCAGTTCCGCGACATGCTCGTCGCAAAGACGAAAACCCTCGTCGCGGGCGATCCAAAGGACCGCAAGACCTTCATCGGCCCGATGATCTCCGAGAAGGAAGCCGCGCGGCTGGCAGGCTGGATCGACGAGGCGGTGGCGAACGGCGCGAAGCTCCTCGTCGGGGGCAAGCGCGAGGGCGCGATGCTCGAGGCAACGTTGCTCGAAGGGGTCGACCGCAGCGCCATGGCTTACCGCGAGGAAGCCTTCGGTCCGCTCGCGATCCTCTCCAAATTCACCGACTGGAATGAGGCCCTCGCCGAGATCAATGACAGCAAGTTCGGGCTTCAGGCCGGACTGTTCACGCGTGACATCAACCAGGTGCTCGAGGCGTGGGACCGGCTCGACGTCGGCGGGGTGGTCGTGAACGATGTCTCCTCCTACCGCGTTGACAACATGCCTTATGGCGGGGTCAAGGATTCGGGGCTCGGCCGTGAAGGCATTCGCTTCGCGATGGAGGATATGAGCGAAATCCGCAATCTGGTGATCCGCCGGGTCTGACCTTCCGCGTGCCCCCCGCTAAATGCTTGCGTGTCCTCCTGCACCTGGAGGCGCAGGCGTGTTAGGCGAATAAATCGCTTGCCACAGGCGCGCTACAAATGTAGCTAGGCTACAAATGTAGCGCAAAAGGTGATTCGCATGCTGTCCAGTTTGCCCCCGCGGGAACGCGAAATCGTCGATATCCTTTATGAAAATGGTCCCTCGACCGTGCCGGAAATCGCCGCGGCGCTGAGCGACGCCCTGTCCGGCTCGGCAATCCGCGCAATGCTGAAGCGGCTCGAGGGCAAAGGCTTTGTCGCGCGCGAGCCTTCCGACCGCGGCTTCCTCTATGCTCCGAGCGTCGAGGGCAAGGCCGCGAGCAAGTCGGCGCTGAGCCAGGTCGTGCGCGTCTTCTTCAATGGCTCGCCAACGAGCGCCGCTGCGGCGCTGCTCGGCATGCAGGATGAGATGAGCGCGTCCGAACTCGACGAGCTTGAAAAGCTGATCGCCGAGGCGCGCGACGCGAGGAGGACATGATGATCACCGCAACCCTGCTCGCCGGGATCGCCTGGAAATCGGCGCTGATCGCCGGCCTTACCCTGCTGCTCCTTCGCCTCGCGCGCACCCGATCGGCCGCAGAGCGCTCCTTGATTGCGCATGTCGGCCTCGCAGCCCTCCTCGCGCTCCCGGTCGCAGCCTTGCTGCTTCCGATCTGGGCGCCGCTGCCTGCCGCCTGGTTTGCCGAGGCCGCCCCCGCGGCGGCAAGCGCGCCAGCGGCAGGCTCGGTCGCTGCCGATCTCGCTTCCGTCGCGGTCTCGGTCTCGGGCACGGCCCAGTCCGTCGCCGCGGAG contains:
- a CDS encoding aldehyde dehydrogenase family protein, coding for MKLKDVYPLYLNNKAVQPNTDLAVTDKYTGEVAFRTALATPEVIDEAIAGAVRAAEPMARLASFEKQDVLNHCVARFRERFDELAYALCVEAGKPIADAEGEVTRLIDTFRIAAEEAVRNYGEVQPLDISARAKGYMGMWKRVPIGPCSFISPFNFPLNLAAHKVAPAIAMGCPFVMKPASMTPLGAIIMGEVLAECDILPEGAFSILPATRDGADLFTTDERLKLLSFTGSPGVGWDLKAKAGKKKVILELGGNAAVIVDKDADLDHALARIIFGAFYQSGQSCIGVQRIIIHADIYDQFRDMLVAKTKTLVAGDPKDRKTFIGPMISEKEAARLAGWIDEAVANGAKLLVGGKREGAMLEATLLEGVDRSAMAYREEAFGPLAILSKFTDWNEALAEINDSKFGLQAGLFTRDINQVLEAWDRLDVGGVVVNDVSSYRVDNMPYGGVKDSGLGREGIRFAMEDMSEIRNLVIRRV
- a CDS encoding BlaI/MecI/CopY family transcriptional regulator, producing the protein MLSSLPPREREIVDILYENGPSTVPEIAAALSDALSGSAIRAMLKRLEGKGFVAREPSDRGFLYAPSVEGKAASKSALSQVVRVFFNGSPTSAAAALLGMQDEMSASELDELEKLIAEARDARRT